One genomic region from Saprospiraceae bacterium encodes:
- a CDS encoding prohibitin family protein, with amino-acid sequence MSITIIGIALFLFSIQGMGKDSPLSKFSGIGKGVGILLIVAGLLSSMVVQIDAGKVGVQSLFGKVQQKTLVSGLNIVNPLIKVTEFDIKTQNYTMSGVQDEGSKMGDDAIRVLSADGLEVVIDVTVLFRVVSIKAPDILKEIGTDYRNVIIRPMVRTKLRDNAVYYDAIALYSSKRDEFQNRIFESIKNEFASRGLELESLLVRNIVLPESVKVTIESKINAEQDAQKMTFVLQKERQEAERKRVEAQGIADYQKILSTGLSDKLLQYEMIKANKEIAVSQNAKVIIMPAGKNMPVFLSDK; translated from the coding sequence ATGAGTATTACAATTATCGGAATTGCATTGTTTTTGTTTTCTATACAGGGCATGGGGAAGGATTCTCCTTTGTCAAAATTTTCAGGCATTGGTAAAGGTGTAGGCATCTTACTGATCGTTGCAGGCCTTCTATCATCTATGGTAGTGCAGATAGATGCAGGCAAAGTCGGGGTCCAATCATTGTTTGGAAAAGTACAACAGAAAACACTAGTATCTGGACTTAATATAGTCAATCCTTTGATCAAAGTGACTGAGTTTGATATTAAAACACAGAATTATACCATGTCAGGCGTTCAGGATGAAGGCTCTAAAATGGGTGATGACGCAATCCGGGTTTTGTCAGCGGATGGCTTGGAGGTAGTCATTGATGTAACGGTACTATTTAGGGTCGTCTCTATTAAAGCACCAGATATTCTGAAAGAAATTGGAACAGACTACAGAAATGTTATCATCAGACCTATGGTACGGACCAAACTACGGGACAATGCAGTATATTATGATGCTATAGCCTTGTATTCCAGCAAGCGCGATGAGTTCCAAAACCGAATATTTGAAAGCATTAAAAATGAATTTGCCAGTCGTGGACTTGAACTCGAATCCTTATTGGTCAGAAACATTGTTTTACCTGAATCGGTGAAGGTAACCATTGAATCAAAGATCAATGCGGAACAAGATGCTCAAAAGATGACCTTTGTATTACAGAAAGAAAGACAAGAGGCTGAAAGAAAAAGAGTAGAAGCACAAGGGATAGCTGACTATCAGAAAATTTTGAGTACCGGTCTCAGTGATAAGTTATTACAATATGAAATGATCAAAGCAAATAAAGAGATCGCTGTCTCTCAAAATGCCAAAGTAATCATCATGCCTGCCGGCAAAAATATGCCTGTCTTTTTAAGTGATAAATAA
- a CDS encoding T9SS type A sorting domain-containing protein, translated as MMGLKIREGISGNLTFQWANLYLTSTDWNANDKFTATSAGFGAFSIGGDIMAGKSVTIYLARFKDNILSDLSNWDLTKGITANPSLEIVGTATYDFKNQNSERAEVTLQEIQNFNDGVPLKKGSKYLVVVSYADAANKFLNYNELDYYYDFGSFLFLINDGWSLFPYAPEISMRISLATPVDQITLPEYTLQLMPNPATDFIRANVNFEKATNVNFVIADIHGRVLQFESKKNVLKESFDFKTTSLAPGTYLMRISTDEGTKTKKFIIQR; from the coding sequence ATGATGGGACTCAAAATTCGAGAGGGTATCAGTGGCAATCTAACTTTCCAGTGGGCTAATCTCTATCTCACCAGCACCGATTGGAATGCTAATGATAAATTTACTGCAACTTCCGCAGGATTTGGAGCATTTTCTATTGGCGGTGATATCATGGCGGGCAAAAGCGTTACCATCTATCTGGCCAGATTTAAAGACAATATTTTATCAGATTTGTCAAACTGGGATTTGACAAAAGGGATCACTGCAAACCCGAGCTTAGAAATAGTCGGCACAGCTACCTATGATTTTAAAAATCAGAATTCTGAGCGGGCTGAGGTGACTTTACAAGAAATTCAAAATTTTAATGATGGTGTACCATTGAAAAAAGGGTCAAAATATTTGGTGGTGGTGTCCTATGCAGACGCCGCTAATAAGTTTTTGAATTACAATGAGTTAGATTATTATTACGACTTTGGCAGTTTTCTTTTCCTAATTAATGATGGTTGGAGTTTATTCCCTTATGCGCCTGAGATCAGTATGCGTATATCCTTAGCCACACCTGTAGATCAAATCACTTTACCGGAATACACCTTGCAACTCATGCCGAACCCCGCGACGGATTTTATTCGCGCTAATGTCAATTTTGAGAAAGCTACCAATGTCAATTTTGTCATCGCGGATATCCATGGCCGTGTATTGCAGTTTGAGTCTAAAAAGAATGTTCTGAAAGAGTCTTTCGATTTTAAAACGACATCTTTGGCTCCGGGCACATATCTGATGAGAATCTCTACTGATGAAGGGACCAAAACAAAGAAATTTATAATTCAGAGGTAA